The following are encoded together in the Lactuca sativa cultivar Salinas chromosome 1, Lsat_Salinas_v11, whole genome shotgun sequence genome:
- the LOC111917376 gene encoding UDP-glycosyltransferase 85C2, with amino-acid sequence METVLVNAETKPHVVFVPYPAQSHIKCMLKLARLLHHKGVHITFVNTEVNHKQLLNSGGPNSLDGEPGFQFKTIPDGVPEGTPNFMYAVTASILVNFLDPFLDLMGRIESPVTCILADGIMPFTVDAAEKLKIPIMHFWTFAACAFMGYYQAPVLIEKGLIPFKDESCFTNGYLDTVIDSIPGLEGFRLKDLPGFIRTTNPNDETYNFCIESIKATRKVSNIIIHTFEELESNVIKAFKSMIPHVYTIGPLELLLNPTKLEEETKKLDIKGYSLWKEEDGCLKWLQSKEPHSVVYVNFGSLISVSLEQLLEFGWGLANSNHYFLWVIRPDLVIGESASFPRELQELINERGFIASWCSQEEVLKHPSIGGFLTHCGWGSTIESLTAGVPMLCWPFLWDQLTNCRQMCMEWGVGMEIDHNVSRDEVERLTKELIGGDKGKRIRSKALEWKKKIEIATGPNGSSSLNIEKLANDINMFPRK; translated from the exons ATGGAAACAGTACTTGTGAACGCTGAAACCAAGCCACATGTGGTCTTCGTACCATATCCAGCGCAAAGCCACATCAAGTGCATGCTGAAACTAGCAAGGCTACTGCACCACAAGGGCGTGCATATAACATTTGTCAACACCGAGGTTAACCACAAGCAGTTACTAAACTCCGGAGGGCCAAACTCTCTAGATGGTGAACCAGGGTTCCAGTTCAAGACCATTCCCGATGGTGTTCCCGAGGGTACACCAAACTTCATGTATGCAGTCACTGCTTCTATTCTAGTCAACTTCTTGGATCCATTTCTTGACCTTATGGGAAGGATAGAGAGTCCAGTTACTTGTATTCTTGCTGATGGTATAATGCCTTTCACCGTTGACGCTGCTGAGAAGCTTAAAATCCCAATCATGCATTTTTGGACCTTCGCTGCTTGTGCTTTCATGGGATATTACCAAGCTCCAGTTCTAATTGAGAAAGGACTTATCCCGTTTAAAG ATGAAAGTTGCTTCACCAATGGGTATCTTGACACTGTAATTGATTCGATTCCGGGATTAGAAGGATTCCGTTTAAAGGACCTTCCGGGTTTTATTAGAACCACAAACCCAAATGATGAAACGTATAACTTTTGCATTGAAAGCATCAAGGCAACTAGGAAGGTCTCAAACATAATCATCCATACATTTGAGGAGTTAGAGTCAAACGTCATCAAAGCCTTCAAATCCATGATACCTCATGTCTACACGATCGGACCACTAGAGTTGCTTCTAAATCCGacaaaacttgaagaagaaaCAAAGAAGTTGGATATTAAGGGCTACAGTCTCTGGAAAGAAGAAGATGGGTGCCTTAAATGGTTGCAATCAAAGGAGCCACATTCTGTGGTTTACGTCAATTTTGGAAGCCTAATATCAGTGTCTTTAGAGCAATTGCTAGAGTTTGGTTGGGGACTTGCTAATAGCAACCATTATTTCCTTTGGGTCATCAGACCTGATTTGGTTATTGGTGAGTCTGCTTCCTTTCCTCGTGAACTCCAAGAGCTGATTAATGAGAGAGGTTTTATCGCAAGCTGGTGTTCCCAGGAAGAAGTGTTGAAGCACCCCTCAATCGGTGGCTTCTTGACACACTGTGGGTGGGGTTCGACCATTGAGAGCTTAACGGCTGGGGTCCCCATGTTATGTTGGCCATTTTTATGGGACCAACTAACTAATTGCAGGCAAATGTGCATGGAATGGGGAGTTGGCATGGAGATCGATCATAACGTGAGCAGGGATGAAGTGGAGAGGCTCACAAAGGAGTTGATTGGAGGAGACAAGGGTAAACGAATAAGGAGCAAAGCTCTGGAGTGGAAGAAAAAGATTGAAATTGCAACCGGTCCGAATGGTTCATCTTCTTTGAATATTGAGAAACTTGCCAATGACATTAATATGTTTCCAAGAAAGTAG